The genomic segment CTGTGCGGGTTAAATACATTTATACCGGCTGCTATGGGACAATTTATTAATATGTTTAATGTGGAAACAACATATTCAGCAATGTTAAAATTCATATTTTTATTACTGTTATTGTATGTTGGTAAGGAAATTGTCTGCTATGTCAATAAAATACTTTATATAAGGATACAGACTAATGCAGCATTTTCATTAAATTTCGAAATTGTAAATCATTTAAAAAAAGTTTCGCCACTCGTAATTGGCAGAACTGATTTATCGTACTTATCTCAAAGGATAAACAATGATGCGAATGATGTACTTATTTTTTTCATCAGCTCCTTGACTGAATTGATATTTTCAGTTTTTTCAGCGGGTATAATCTTATTTATGATTTGGAAAATGGATTCGATTGCTTTTATAGTTACAATGTTTTTATTAGCACTTTATTTTTTTATATATCTTGGCTTCAAAAAGCGTATTTATAATTGCAGTTATGGAATGAAAGAGGAGAAATCCAATTTCTTCTCCAGACTGCAGGAACAATTAGAAAAAATAGAGTTTATAAAAATACATAGTATGGATTCATTTTTTTCAAATAGGTTAGTAGCATCATATCAAAAATTATATCGATCTATATTTAAACAACAAGCGACTATCCAGGCATTTGCAAATCTTGAAGGGATTGTAGGGGCAATATCTGTATGCATTTTACTTTGGATTGGAGGAAAAAAGATACTTACTGGAGATATGCAAATAGGATATTTCTATATGATTTCAGTATATTTTAATATGATTTTGGAATATGGAAAAGAAATAGTGGCATACGGTCAAGAATACCAAGAGGCTTATGTATCCTTTGAACGTATAAAATCTATTTTAGAAATTAAGGAGCAGTCTAAGGGGTGTATAAGACTTAATGAAATCAAACAAATTAGAATTCAGGATTTGAATTTTGCATATGACCAGAAAGAAACCATAAAAAGTTTTTCTACAAACTTAAAAAAGGGGAAAGTTTATGGATTGAAAGGAGAAAACGGATGTGGGAAAAGTACACTTATTAAAATTTTAATGGGTATGTATGTAGATGAATATCAAGGGAATATAATATGGAACGATACAGAAATGAGAAATTTAGATATGGATTATATAAGAGAACATGTAATCAGTGTAACAGAACAGGAGCCGACTTTAATAGCAGATACAATATATAATAATATTGCTTTATATCGAAAGCTTGATGTAAAATGTATACAGAGAGCCGTTGATTGCTTTGGTGATAGTATTTTGAAAAGAGATAATTGGGATTTGCAAATTAATGAAAAGTCAAGTAATATTTCCGGTGGAGAAAAGCAAAAAATTGCAATTATTCGCCAAGTAGTGCAAGACGGTCAGGTAATGATTTTTGATGAGCCTACCTCAGCTATGGATGAGAGTGGAAAAAAACAATTTTTACAGTTGATCGATCAAATTAAAAATCATAAAATAATTATTATTGTTTCACATGATAATGCAATCTTGAATACATGTGATGAGATTCTAATATTATAAGGAGATATGAAGTTTGCTAGAGCGTGTCTGAAAAACATTTTAAATTGTTTATTTTAACCAAATTAATATTGAGGCGATACAAATAAATCCCAAGTAGGTTGCAGCTAATTTGTCATAACGTGTAGCGATTCGTCGGAATGCTTTTAATTTCAGAAAATACTTTTCTACTAAATGGCGTTCTTTGTATAACCACCAATCACAATGACGTTCAAATTTAGCTCCCTTTCGGGATGGAATGGTTGGCTCTCCACCGCGTGCGTACACATAATCAAGCAATTTATTACTGTCATATCCTCGGTCAGCTAACACATTGCTTCCGTTTATTTCAATTTGATCGAGCAAAGGGATTGCATAATTGATATCATTACGCTGTCCCTCACTGATCATTAAATAAACTGGATATCCATAGGCATCTACTACCGCATGGATTTTGGTGCTGGCTCCTCCACGACTATGCCCGATTTCATTTGAAGGCCCCCTTTTTTTGCACCGGCACTATGCTGGTGCGCCTGGATAATAGAAGCATCAATGGATAATTCTTCCAATTCTGCTTCAAGACTTAAAATACGGAAAATATTATCAAGGATACCATCATCGATCCATTTTCGGAATCGGCTATAGACAGTTTTCCATGAACCATAACGTTCAGGAAGATCGCGCCAAGGTGCCCCACTACGTGCAAGCCATACAATTCCATTCATAATGATACGATTGTCTTTCCTTGGACGTCCTTGTTTTCCAGTATTTTCAGGAGGTAATAAAGGTTCAATGCGAAGCCATTCTTCATCAGTCAACTCATATCGTCTCAACATAGTGAACACCCCTTTTTCTTTATTTTATCATGAAAAAGGGAAATAAAACATGCGTTTTGTGCAATTTTTATTTTTCAGACACGCTCTAGTGCTGTATCCGGTTAGTAACAATACTTTACAGTACTGAAAAAATTTGCTATACTCCATCAAAAACGGTATTGGAGGACGCAGATATGCCACGCTACATTGTCACGCTGACAAACGATGAAATACAGGAGCTGAAAGCAATAATACAAAAAGGCGGAAAGGGCTACCGCATAAAGCATGCACAGATACTGCTAAAGTTGGACCAAAAGCCTGAAAACAAGGCATGGACATATGACCGCATCAAAGATGCGTATGGAGCCGCCCGTTCCACCATTGCAGGTATTGCGCAACGGTTTGTCATGGGAGGGATGGAGGCAGCCCTTGGGCGGAAGGTACAAGAAAACCGCCGTCGCAAGGTGACGGGCGATGTGGAGGCCCGGATATGTGCCATAGCCTGTTCGGAACCGCCGGAAGGAGCCTCACGCTGGACTATGCAGGCAATCGCGGATGAACTGATCCGCCTGGAAGTGGTCGATTACATTACGGACAGTACCGTCTGCGAGGTTATGAAAAAAATGAAATCAAGCCGTGGCTCGTAAAGGAATGGTGCATTCCGGAAGCAGACGCCGAGTTCGTAGCGAAGATGGAGGACGTGCTGGAGGTATATCAGCGCCCGTATGACCCTCTCCGTCCTGTCGTTTGCATAGATGAAACGAACAAACAGCTCATAAAGAAAACACGTATTCCCTGTGAACCAGGCCAGCCTGAAAAAGTAGATTCCGTGTATGTCCGCAACGGTGTTGCAGATGTCTTCATGATTTCTGAACCCCTGGCAGGCAGGAGGGAAACGGTTGTAACACAGACCCGCACAGCATTGGATTTTGCAGAAATTCTCCGGTATACTTCCGACACCCTGTACCCACGGACGGAAAAAATAGTTCTTGTTACCGACAATCTAAATACCCATTCTCCAGCTTCATTATATAAGGCTTTCCCACCGGAAGAAGCACGCAGGCTTGCAGAACGCTTTGAATGGCATTACACGCCAAAACATGGTAGCTGGCTGGACATGGCAGAGATAGAAATCGGCATCATGAGCCGCCAGGCCCTGGGGAAGCCACTGCCAGATTTGGAAAGCTTTAAACAACAGGTTCGTACATGGACTATCAGGCGTAATGCAGAATGTGCAAAAATCAACTGGCAGTTTAAGACGCAGGATGCACGAATTAAATTGGCCAGGTTGTATCCGGTTATAGTTTAGAAACTAACCGGATGCAGTACTAGTTGTCTTTTTAATAACAGGAGTGTTTATATTATTAGGCATATTATACATTTTTCATCTGAAGAGGGAAATTAGAAGAATTATAGAATGGATAGAACATAATGAGCATATCTACTCGGTCAATGTATTGGATAAAGATATTGAGAACCTTGCACTTAGTATCAACAAGCGAATTAAAGAAGATGAACGAAAAGAACATCAGCTAAAAAAACAGGATAAAAATTTTAAAAAGATGGTAGCAAATTTATCACACGATTTACGTACTCCATTAACTGTTATTATTGGTTACTTGCAGTTAATTAGATTAGAAAAAAATGTGAATGAACCTGTTAATAGCTATATAGAACATATTGAAAAAAAGGCGGA from the Blautia wexlerae DSM 19850 genome contains:
- a CDS encoding helix-turn-helix domain-containing protein, which translates into the protein MPRYIVTLTNDEIQELKAIIQKGGKGYRIKHAQILLKLDQKPENKAWTYDRIKDAYGAARSTIAGIAQRFVMGGMEAALGRKVQENRRRKVTGDVEARICAIACSEPPEGASRWTMQAIADELIRLEVVDYITDSTVCEVMKKMKSSRGS
- a CDS encoding ABC transporter ATP-binding protein is translated as MIKFCSKYVFQYKIEYGIYFLLGIILCGLNTFIPAAMGQFINMFNVETTYSAMLKFIFLLLLLYVGKEIVCYVNKILYIRIQTNAAFSLNFEIVNHLKKVSPLVIGRTDLSYLSQRINNDANDVLIFFISSLTELIFSVFSAGIILFMIWKMDSIAFIVTMFLLALYFFIYLGFKKRIYNCSYGMKEEKSNFFSRLQEQLEKIEFIKIHSMDSFFSNRLVASYQKLYRSIFKQQATIQAFANLEGIVGAISVCILLWIGGKKILTGDMQIGYFYMISVYFNMILEYGKEIVAYGQEYQEAYVSFERIKSILEIKEQSKGCIRLNEIKQIRIQDLNFAYDQKETIKSFSTNLKKGKVYGLKGENGCGKSTLIKILMGMYVDEYQGNIIWNDTEMRNLDMDYIREHVISVTEQEPTLIADTIYNNIALYRKLDVKCIQRAVDCFGDSILKRDNWDLQINEKSSNISGGEKQKIAIIRQVVQDGQVMIFDEPTSAMDESGKKQFLQLIDQIKNHKIIIIVSHDNAILNTCDEILIL
- a CDS encoding IS630 family transposase encodes the protein MPEADAEFVAKMEDVLEVYQRPYDPLRPVVCIDETNKQLIKKTRIPCEPGQPEKVDSVYVRNGVADVFMISEPLAGRRETVVTQTRTALDFAEILRYTSDTLYPRTEKIVLVTDNLNTHSPASLYKAFPPEEARRLAERFEWHYTPKHGSWLDMAEIEIGIMSRQALGKPLPDLESFKQQVRTWTIRRNAECAKINWQFKTQDARIKLARLYPVIV